Proteins found in one Triticum urartu cultivar G1812 chromosome 4, Tu2.1, whole genome shotgun sequence genomic segment:
- the LOC125554640 gene encoding F-box/LRR-repeat protein 4 — protein MGIICRNTSSGVAAVSPLATAPISPRRGGGGRRAGSGGGACGDVDAALCDDLLQEVFRLLPPAAGPAVSLVSRRWVALLRASTSRLTLRLPPAFTGASAPAAAGPLADLLSRYPYLSALAVVSASSAAAHDADAVLLAVSASPSATRLTALRFSVGSPVSPAALREVSVTLSGLTSLHLTAVSPLSFRWLACLPCLKSFAFVNSAVAAVDSAGSSSDEDSGGEGDAVGALPLERLSLCGIRSGDHGLRWLWQRCGSLQWLQLRACDGIGDGPSSAAFSGCLAGLLELELRACRTVADRVLLIAADRCCALKSLLVYDGGSREALLQFIRRRGAALHTLDLRLPLDLHNDHLLAIGAEQGYDTRGSLAVLRLQSCVLVTGDGLRSLARTAIGAGIKDVALVSCDVVEREPGLLTFLSQSMRHLRRLDLSYNETLKDKEIGAMLSSCRNLIDIRFRGCRGITGESLVSLLRHCGQTVEVVDISRCPAIKVASVELFAQRATRLNHLVIEVSSVSEELKAIARTKGMKVGPLPCEGSF, from the exons ATGGGGATTATATGTAGGAACACTTCTTCAG GCGTGGCCGCGGTCTCCCCCCTGGCTACGGCGCCAATAAGCCCCCGACGCGGCGGCGGAGGCCGCCGCGCCGGCAGCGGTGGCGGGGCATGCGGCGACGTGGACGCCGCGCTCTGCGACGACCTGCTGCAGGAGGTGTTCCGCCTGCTCCCGCCCGCCGCGGGCCCGGCCGTCTCCCTCGTCTCCCGCCGCTGGGTCGCGCTCCTCCGAGCCTCCACGTCCCGCCTCACCCTCCGCCTGCCGCCGGCCTTCACCGGAGCATCGGCCCCCGCGGCTGCGGGTCCTCTGGCTGACCTGCTCTCGCGCTACCCGTATCTATCCGCGCTGGCCGTCGTCTCCGCTTCATCAGCCGCCGCTCACGACGCCGACGCGGTCCTGCTCGCGGTGTCCGCCTCGCCGTCGGCCACCAGGCTCACAGCGCTGCGGTTCTCGGTCGGTTCGCCCGTCTCGCCCGCTGCGCTGCGGGAGGTCTCCGTCACCCTCTCCGGCCTCACCTCGCTCCACCTCACCGCCGTCAGCCCCCTGTCGTTCCGTTGGCTCGCGTGCTTGCCCTGCCTAAAATCCTTCGCCTTTGTCAACTCCGCCGTTGCTGCCGTTGACTCGGCCGGTTCCAGCTCCGATGAAGACTCCGGCGGCGAGGGCGACGCCGTAGGGGCGTTGCCTCTGGAGAGGCTGTCGCTGTGCGGCATCCGCTCCGGCGACCACGGGCTCAGGTGGCTATGGCAGCGCTGTGGGAGCCTACAGTGGCTGCAGCTGCGCGCTTGCGACGGCATCGGAGATGGCCCCTCGTCGGCTGCCTTCTCAGGATGCCTCGCCGGCCTGCTCGAGCTTGAGCTCCGCGCTTGCCGAACCGTCGCCGACCGCGTCCTCCTCATCGCCGCTGACCGTTGCTGTGCTCTCAAGTCTCTACTTGTGTATGACGGCGGCAGCAGGGAGGCCCTCCTCCAGTTCATCCGTCGGCGCGGCGCCGCACTGCACACCTTGGACCTCCGCCTGCCTCTCGACCTGCACAACGACCACCTCCTTGCAATCGGCGCAGAGCAAGGCTACGACACCCGGGGCAGTCTTGCCGTGCTTCGCCTTCAAAGCTGTGTCCTCGTCACGGGGGACGGGCTTCGTTCTCTCGCGCGCACGGCCATTGGGGCGGGCATCAAAGATGTCGCCCTGGTGAGCTGCGACGTAGTTGAACGGGAGCCTGGGCTGCTCACGTTCCTCAGCCAGAGCATGCGCCACCTCCGCCGGCTTGATCTGTCTTACAACGAGACCCTGAAGGACAAGGAGATTGGAGCCATGCTATCGTCTTGCCGGAATCTGATTGACATCAGGTTTAGGGGTTGCCGCGGCATTACCGGAGAATCGCTGGTCTCGTTGCTTAGGCACTGTGGGCAGACAGTGGAGGTCGTGGACATCTCCCGCTGCCCTGCCATTAAAGTGGCCAGTGTCGAACTCTTTGCACAGCGAGCCACCCGTTTGAATCATTTGGTCATCGAGGTGAGCTCTGTGTCGGAGGAACTGAAGGCGATTGCACGGACCAAAGGCATGAAGGTTGGCCCATTGCCTTGTGAAGGATCATTCTGA